One genomic region from Candidatus Nomurabacteria bacterium encodes:
- a CDS encoding isopeptide-forming domain-containing fimbrial protein, translating into MFKKLLSNLPFNPSLITEVSFYAKRLNRESSIRRIGFVFVALTLVVQVFAVISPAEASNQCSSNDIIRCGFKSKSEAVQRCNNNTQGFRTIVEHYGINCTTLANSGVQTINSRAYNNQLYSMGRNPYQKPGEYPVNIQGAGTFYLRPLSSWGNTSYKMLVTKTPDGMPFMVMYDCGNIVIQNGYKPPAPKPEPPAVLKVAKVNEPTGSVKPGDTIKYTIAFSNTGGTAAFFSVNDRLDPELEYVSSQYNGWIFTNNGQSLKWSNNTPPFYTFGNTDVFGTPGFITITAKVREGTPSGKSVCNTAWLEDVDIPTKQVRKTNESTVCNKIIVDCPPNTIAQPNGDCKTPPPVKTEDKKPILAIEKKAKNVTKNIDDANGTTASAGDIIEYSLTTKNYGDGESKDTILKQEELADVLEYADLDFNSLDGAVFDQDTQTLAWNKPISIKPDQSVTKTFRVKIKNPVPQTPTPSGNPGSFDLLLTNVYGNTIQIKLPGGVPKQTEKVITQTLPNTGPGEALIIGGILTTFVGYFFTRTRLMAKELELVKQEYSSGGQ; encoded by the coding sequence ATGTTCAAAAAACTCCTTTCAAACTTGCCATTTAATCCAAGCTTAATCACAGAAGTATCCTTTTATGCAAAAAGATTAAATAGAGAGTCCAGTATACGTAGGATTGGATTTGTATTTGTCGCGTTGACGCTAGTAGTTCAGGTTTTTGCTGTCATATCCCCCGCAGAAGCCAGTAATCAGTGTAGTAGTAATGACATTATACGGTGTGGATTTAAATCAAAATCTGAGGCAGTACAAAGGTGTAACAATAACACTCAAGGATTTCGAACAATCGTTGAACACTACGGAATAAATTGCACTACTCTGGCGAACTCTGGGGTTCAAACTATAAATTCTCGCGCCTATAATAATCAGCTTTATTCAATGGGTCGTAACCCTTATCAAAAACCCGGAGAATACCCAGTCAACATACAAGGAGCCGGAACATTTTACTTGAGACCACTATCGAGTTGGGGCAATACATCATATAAGATGCTCGTAACGAAAACCCCAGATGGTATGCCATTCATGGTTATGTATGATTGTGGAAATATCGTTATACAAAATGGCTATAAACCACCCGCACCTAAACCTGAACCTCCAGCTGTATTAAAAGTTGCTAAAGTGAATGAACCTACCGGCAGCGTAAAGCCTGGCGATACAATTAAGTACACAATTGCCTTCTCTAACACTGGAGGCACAGCGGCATTCTTCTCAGTAAATGATAGATTAGATCCTGAGCTTGAGTATGTTAGCTCACAATATAATGGGTGGATATTTACCAATAACGGCCAAAGCCTTAAATGGTCAAATAATACACCTCCATTCTATACTTTCGGAAATACCGATGTATTTGGTACACCTGGATTCATAACAATCACCGCCAAAGTAAGAGAAGGTACACCATCGGGTAAAAGTGTATGTAATACGGCCTGGCTAGAAGATGTAGATATTCCAACCAAACAAGTAAGAAAAACAAACGAATCAACAGTATGTAATAAAATTATTGTTGATTGCCCACCAAATACGATAGCTCAACCCAATGGCGATTGCAAAACTCCTCCACCTGTTAAAACAGAGGATAAAAAACCAATACTAGCAATTGAAAAGAAAGCTAAAAACGTAACAAAGAACATTGATGATGCAAACGGCACAACCGCATCTGCTGGTGATATTATCGAATACTCACTAACGACTAAAAATTATGGTGATGGCGAGTCAAAAGACACTATTCTTAAGCAAGAAGAATTGGCTGATGTGTTGGAATATGCAGATCTAGACTTCAACTCGCTTGACGGCGCTGTTTTTGATCAAGACACTCAAACCTTAGCATGGAATAAGCCTATATCTATTAAGCCGGACCAATCAGTTACTAAGACTTTTAGGGTGAAAATAAAAAACCCTGTACCACAAACCCCTACACCGTCAGGAAATCCAGGATCATTTGACTTATTGCTTACAAACGTCTACGGAAACACCATACAGATCAAACTCCCGGGTGGTGTACCAAAACAAACCGAAAAAGTCATTACCCAGACACTACCTAATACTGGACCGGGCGAGGCACTAATTATTGGCGGGATATTGACTACTTTCGTAGGTTACTTCTTTACCCGAACACGACTTATGGCTAAAGAATTAGAATTAGTAAAACAAGAATACTCTTCAGGAGGCCAGTAG
- a CDS encoding type IV secretory system conjugative DNA transfer family protein: protein MSGFLFIIAVLVAIVVIVVPIVFVHSRNLLREQKNYERGLKMVPLLIHLPPSSDDKDSGGRDDREVIDENISKAQIMYGIIASTMKKGLKSKFYGQRHFAFEIIGVKGFVNFYAAVPVALVDVVKQAVISSYPTARLEEVEEHNIFSPVGKIAATTGGELTLKESFAYPIATYQDIKRDPIQSLLNALAELDNEDGVGIQILMRPANPNWRKQASEIASSKRKGKGGNKPKEEAFWWIKQIFVALWKPPEDKGNKDSGSDKPDLSNMEQSVLDAIDDKTRHPGYETLIRIVASSNVSQKSQTILNHVVASFSLYDAPGRNGFKFTQAKDIDSFVTSYILRFFPPSMTKNILNSVELAGIFHFPDQKNIPTSQLERQASKQVDAPRNMPDDGLLLGYNLFRGAKKPIRLSLSDRQRHMYVVGQTGTGKSTFLENLALQDMLNGDGFAFVDPHGDTAEKLLSMVPKERTEDIMYFCPSDMEYPMGLNLFEFYTPEQKDFLVQETLNMLYKLYDPQRQGIVGPRFERIYTNAALLLMSDPKGGTFVDIPKLLIDPPFMKEKLQYVEDQNVIDFWTKEWPNSQRSNDSGEVIAWVVSKFGAFLSNEMMRNIIGQTKSSFDLRDIMDNKKILLVNLSKGKTGELNSRLLGMIFVMKFQAAAMSRANILEDQRQDFCLYVDEFQNFSTDSFATIMSEARKYHLNLVVANQFTTQLTDEIREAVFGNIGTIVSFRIGQNDVDTLSRYFQPLFDGDDLLRVPNFNTIVRTLISGVPTQPFSMATLPTLGKPNEKLSSALKQLSAAKYGRPKAKVEEEIFARLSTKEPPKTAFGSSSSIPRSRPASGVGGQFGSNNQMASPQQATAPKAVQPKSFLDEWLAKKKVAPQPQPQPQPQPQPQPQPQPQPQPQPQPQPQPQPQPQPQPQPQPQPQPQPQPQPQPQQDSLLSKPPTSAGQVFTPIQPRKDEVGIEDKSRLTTNPGISNTQGEEDAKDVDKGTGEIDLSKLGNDEITIDNDGNISNKQG from the coding sequence ATGAGTGGTTTTTTGTTTATTATAGCGGTATTGGTTGCCATTGTCGTTATTGTGGTTCCTATTGTCTTTGTTCATTCGCGAAATTTATTGCGTGAACAAAAGAATTATGAGCGTGGACTCAAAATGGTCCCGTTACTAATCCATCTTCCTCCATCCAGCGACGACAAAGATTCGGGTGGGCGTGATGATCGAGAAGTTATTGATGAGAATATATCAAAAGCTCAGATTATGTACGGAATTATTGCAAGTACCATGAAAAAGGGGTTGAAATCAAAATTCTATGGACAGAGACACTTTGCTTTCGAAATTATTGGGGTTAAGGGTTTCGTTAATTTTTATGCCGCTGTTCCGGTTGCTTTAGTTGATGTAGTTAAGCAGGCTGTAATTAGCTCGTATCCTACAGCGCGATTAGAAGAGGTGGAGGAACATAATATATTTAGCCCGGTTGGAAAAATTGCTGCTACAACTGGAGGTGAATTAACGCTTAAAGAGTCATTTGCTTATCCGATAGCAACCTATCAAGATATAAAAAGAGACCCCATTCAGTCATTACTAAATGCTTTAGCTGAATTGGATAATGAAGATGGCGTAGGAATACAGATATTAATGAGGCCAGCAAACCCAAATTGGCGTAAACAAGCATCTGAAATTGCCAGCTCAAAAAGAAAGGGTAAGGGAGGCAACAAGCCAAAAGAAGAAGCTTTTTGGTGGATTAAGCAAATATTTGTTGCCTTATGGAAGCCACCAGAAGATAAAGGTAATAAAGATAGTGGATCTGACAAACCTGATCTATCAAACATGGAGCAGTCTGTACTTGATGCCATTGATGATAAGACTAGGCATCCTGGATATGAAACTCTTATTCGTATCGTAGCATCATCTAATGTCTCGCAGAAGTCACAGACAATCTTGAATCATGTCGTAGCATCATTCTCATTGTATGATGCACCAGGCAGGAATGGATTTAAATTTACGCAAGCAAAAGATATTGATAGTTTTGTAACATCGTACATACTCAGATTTTTTCCTCCATCAATGACTAAGAATATTTTAAACTCAGTAGAGCTTGCTGGTATCTTTCACTTCCCAGATCAAAAAAACATCCCAACTTCACAGCTAGAGAGACAAGCATCGAAGCAGGTTGATGCGCCAAGGAATATGCCTGATGATGGCTTATTGCTAGGATACAACTTGTTTAGGGGCGCCAAAAAGCCGATTAGGTTAAGTTTGAGTGACCGACAAAGACATATGTATGTTGTTGGACAAACAGGTACTGGTAAATCAACATTTCTCGAAAATCTAGCATTACAAGACATGTTAAATGGTGATGGCTTTGCTTTTGTTGATCCTCATGGCGATACAGCAGAGAAGTTACTGTCAATGGTTCCAAAGGAGAGGACCGAAGACATTATGTATTTTTGTCCATCAGATATGGAGTACCCTATGGGCCTAAATCTATTTGAATTCTATACTCCTGAACAGAAGGATTTCCTAGTTCAAGAGACATTGAATATGCTATATAAGTTGTATGACCCACAACGACAAGGTATTGTTGGGCCACGCTTTGAGAGGATATATACCAATGCGGCGCTACTACTTATGTCTGACCCTAAAGGTGGTACTTTTGTAGATATTCCTAAATTGTTAATTGACCCTCCATTCATGAAGGAGAAACTTCAGTATGTTGAAGATCAAAATGTTATCGATTTTTGGACCAAAGAATGGCCTAATTCACAGAGATCAAATGATTCAGGCGAAGTCATTGCTTGGGTTGTCAGCAAGTTCGGAGCGTTCTTAAGTAATGAAATGATGCGAAATATCATTGGTCAGACTAAAAGCTCGTTTGATTTACGGGATATTATGGACAACAAAAAGATTCTATTAGTTAATCTCAGTAAAGGAAAGACAGGTGAATTAAACTCTAGGTTGTTAGGTATGATTTTTGTTATGAAATTTCAGGCAGCAGCTATGAGTAGAGCTAATATTCTTGAAGATCAACGACAAGATTTTTGTTTGTATGTAGATGAGTTTCAGAACTTCTCAACAGACTCATTTGCTACAATTATGTCAGAGGCGCGAAAGTATCACCTTAATTTGGTTGTTGCCAACCAGTTTACAACCCAATTAACAGATGAGATTCGAGAAGCAGTTTTTGGTAATATTGGTACAATTGTTTCGTTTAGGATTGGTCAGAATGACGTAGATACGCTGTCTAGATACTTTCAGCCATTATTTGATGGTGATGATTTGCTACGTGTCCCAAATTTCAATACCATTGTTAGAACATTGATCAGCGGAGTACCTACACAACCGTTTAGTATGGCTACACTGCCAACACTAGGAAAACCTAATGAAAAGCTATCAAGCGCCTTAAAACAGTTGTCAGCGGCTAAATACGGGCGTCCAAAAGCAAAAGTAGAAGAGGAGATCTTTGCACGATTATCCACCAAGGAACCTCCCAAAACAGCGTTCGGATCGTCATCTAGCATACCTAGATCAAGGCCAGCATCTGGGGTAGGTGGTCAATTTGGTTCGAATAATCAGATGGCATCACCTCAGCAAGCTACAGCTCCTAAAGCAGTACAACCGAAGTCATTCCTTGATGAATGGTTGGCCAAGAAGAAGGTCGCACCTCAACCTCAACCTCAACCTCAACCTCAACCTCAACCTCAACCTCAACCTCAACCTCAACCTCAACCTCAACCTCAACCTCAACCTCAACCTCAACCTCAACCTCAACCTCAACCTCAACCTCAACCTCAACCTCAACCTCAACCTCAACCTCAACCTCAACCTCAACAGGATTCATTATTATCCAAACCACCAACTAGTGCAGGTCAGGTATTTACACCTATTCAACCAAGAAAGGATGAAGTAGGTATCGAGGATAAATCTAGGTTGACAACAAATCCAGGTATTTCAAATACTCAGGGCGAAGAGGACGCTAAAGATGTCGACAAGGGAACAGGAGAGATCGACTTAAGTAAACTGGGAAATGACGAGATAACTATCGATAATGATGGCAATATCTCAAACAAGCAGGGTTAA